The genomic segment TGATAAAGCCACCCGCGCAGGCTGCCGCTGGGGCGCGTCTGCTTCGACATGCGGCAGCACTTGAGCAGCACGTCCTGCACGATGTCCTCGGCCAGCGCCGCGTCGTACACCATGCGCTGGCAGAACAGGCGCAGCTCGGTGCCGTAGCGGTGGCTGATTTCCTCCACCGCGGCGTCATTGCCCGCCTGCAACTGGGCCATCAGTTCCGAATCGGTCAGGGGCATGCCTTGCCACCGTGCGGCTTCGCGCGCTGAACGTTGCTTGGATTTAATCACCAGCCGTTTGCGATGCTGCTGCGTCTACCCTTGAGACCGCAGCACGCTTCAACTTCTCTTCCCACCCTCCAGGGCAGACGCTGACCCTCGTCTGCCGATCAGGCTCGGCTGTCTCGCGTGTGCGCCTTGTGCGGACGCGAGCCGCCGGGCCTGATGTTTCTCGGAAAAGCCGATGCAGTCGAATGGTTCGCCGCCCCGCACACAATTGGGCGTCGATGCACAGCGTGGCAGAACATTCTACACCGCCCACTCGCGCGGGGGTAGGGGTATGTCAGGCATCAATTGGGAATGGATTGCGAGGGTTGGAGCGGTTCGCCACGGGGCGCAGCAATGATTCGCATCGATGACGCCGCTGGGGATCATATGCCTCGGCGCGTGGCTTCCCGCTATGCCTCGCTGGCCTGATGGCTCTTCAGCAATCCGTATTGATCCATGCGGTAGCGCAACTGGTCGCGGGTGAGATGCAGCAGTTTCGCCGCGCGGGTCTGATTGTTGTCGGTCATCGCCAGGGCCTGGCGCACGAGGGATTCCTCGACATCTTTCAGGCTCACGCCGCCGGGCGGCAATTCGAATTGCACGGAGTTGCCGTTTGCACTGGCCCCATGGCCGATGACGAGGTCTTCGGGACCGATCATAGGTTGTTTGCATAGCAGCACAGCGCGTTCCATGGCGTTGCGCAGCTCGCGCACGTTTCCGGGCCAGGTGTATCGCATCAGTTTCTCGACGGCCGCCGGCACCAGCCCGCGCACGTCGCGCCGGAACTCCTTCGCGAACGTCCCGACGTAATAATCCGCCAGAAGTCGAATGTCGTCGCCCCGCTCGCGCAGCGGCGGCAGATCGACGGCGATGATGTTCAGCCGATAGAACAGGTCCTCGCGGAACTTGCCCTCGGCGATCAGCTTGTTCACGTCGCGATTGGTCGCCGCGATCACGCGCACGTCCACGGTGAGGTCCGTCGTGCCGCCGACACGCCGAAACGCGCGCTCTTCGAGGAAACGCAGAAGCTTGGCCTGCAACGCGGGCGGCATGTCGCCGACTTCGTCGAGGAACACCGTGCCGCCGTCGGCCAGTTCGAGCAGCCCCTTTTTGCGCTGCTTGGCATCGGTGAAGGCCCCGCGCTCGTGGCCGAACAGCTCGCTTTCCAGCAGGTGCTCCGATAGGGCGGTGCAGGTGATGTTCATGAACGGTCGCCCGGCGCGGTCGGAATTGTAGTGAATCGTCTTGGCGACGAGGTCCTTGCCGGTGCCGCTCTCGCCGCGAAGAAACACGGTGGACGAACCGCTGCTCGCCACGTCGCGGATCAGCTCGAACAACCGTGCCATGGCCGGGCAGCGCCCGAGGATACGGTCGAATCCAAAGCGTTCCTGCATCTGACCGCGCAGATCGCGCAGCTCGCGGCGCAGGCGGGTCGTCTCCAGCACCTTTGCGACGGTGAGCATCAGGGCGTCCATCTTGAATGGCTTGCTGACGTAGTCGTAGGCGCCCAGGCGCATGGCCTCGACGGCGTTATCGACGTTGCTGTAGGCCGTCATCATGAGCACGACGATCTCGGTATCCTGCTCGCGGATCTTGCGCAGCACCTCGAGGCCGGTGCGGTCAGGCAGCTTGTAATCGAGCATGACGAGATCGAAGGTCGCCGCGGCGAGCTTGGCGAGGCCTTCGTCGGCCGTCGCCGCTTCCTCGACGGCGTAACCCTCTTCCTGGAAGCGCTGCAACAACGACCAGCGGATGAGCTTTTCGTCTTCGATGATGAGAATGCGTGGTTTGCTCATAATACGGTTTCCTGTCGCGCCCGCCGCAGCGGGTGAATCGTGGCTCGTGGTCCGCAAGGCGGGCATGAACCGCCTCGTCCGTCACATTCCAACCGGGATCTCCACGGTGACGCGTGTTCCCTTTCCAATTTTGCTCTCGATGTCCATTGCCCCGCGGTGCGCCTCCACAATGCGCTTGCAGATCGACAATCCCAGGCCGGTTCCCCGCGCCTTGGTGGTGTAGAACGGTTCGAAGACCCGTACGAGCACATCGGACGCCATGCCGCATCCATCGTCTTCGACGGTGAGACGCACCAGTGCATCGGCTTCGTCAAGGCGGCAGCGAATGGTCCCGCCGCGTTCGCAGGCATGGGCGGCATTGAGCAGCAGGTTGGAGACGACCTGGTGCAGTTGGGCTTCATCGGCCTGCACGAAGCAGGGCGTGTCCATGTTTTCGCAGATGACCCGCACATGGCGGAAGGACGGTTCTTCGCGCAGGAGCACCAGGGCGTGGCCGATGAGTTCTGCGAAATCGACGTGAGTCTTTTCTGGCGGCTTGGGCCGGGCGTAGATCAGCAGGTCGCGCACGGCGGCATCGAGCCGGTCGATCTGGCGCAACGACTCGGCGATGATCTCGCGGTGTGGGTGATCGGGCGCCATGCCGGCGCCGAGAACCTGAATCGCGCCGCTGATGCCCGCGAGCGGGTTCTTGATTTCGTGCGCGAGCGAGGCGGCGAGCTGGCCGATGCTGGCGAGGTGTTCGGCTTCGCTGATGCGCTGCTCGTAGTGGGCGCGTTCGAGATCCTGCATCCGACGAACCAGGTCCTCGCGATAGGTCTGGTTCATGATGGCCAGTTCGAGGTCGAGGAGCTTGTGCAGGGCGTTGAGCGTCGTATCGAGTTCATGCGTTGGAAGGTTGATCCGTCGAATGCGGGTGCTTAGCTCCAAGCGCACAACGTTCATGGCCATGAACATGTAGTGCTGGGGGAGTTCCACGCGAACGTGGGTGCGTCCGATGCGGCATCGGGATTCGTAGTAGGCGTTGTCGTAGTTCCCGCGGAAGAGTTCATCGAGCCACGTGAGCAGAGTGCGTCGCAGCCTCGCCATGGTGGCCTGTGCAGTGGCCTGTGCGGCGGCTTCATCGTCGAAATGGCCGTGGCCTCGGAAGACGGCGGCGCCGCCGGGGTGTTTCAGGAGGCGCGAATAGAAGAGTTCAACGACATCGGGTAACTGGGGCGCAATGCGCGAGTGGATAGCGCAGAGCGCAGCGGCGTCCGACTCGCCGAACTGGAGATAGTTTTTCATTTCGCGAAACAGTTCATGGGACATGCTCCAATTATAACCCCTGAATTTGACAGGCTTTATCG from the Planctomycetia bacterium genome contains:
- a CDS encoding sigma-54-dependent Fis family transcriptional regulator — protein: MSKPRILIIEDEKLIRWSLLQRFQEEGYAVEEAATADEGLAKLAAATFDLVMLDYKLPDRTGLEVLRKIREQDTEIVVLMMTAYSNVDNAVEAMRLGAYDYVSKPFKMDALMLTVAKVLETTRLRRELRDLRGQMQERFGFDRILGRCPAMARLFELIRDVASSGSSTVFLRGESGTGKDLVAKTIHYNSDRAGRPFMNITCTALSEHLLESELFGHERGAFTDAKQRKKGLLELADGGTVFLDEVGDMPPALQAKLLRFLEERAFRRVGGTTDLTVDVRVIAATNRDVNKLIAEGKFREDLFYRLNIIAVDLPPLRERGDDIRLLADYYVGTFAKEFRRDVRGLVPAAVEKLMRYTWPGNVRELRNAMERAVLLCKQPMIGPEDLVIGHGASANGNSVQFELPPGGVSLKDVEESLVRQALAMTDNNQTRAAKLLHLTRDQLRYRMDQYGLLKSHQASEA